Proteins co-encoded in one Arachis stenosperma cultivar V10309 chromosome 7, arast.V10309.gnm1.PFL2, whole genome shotgun sequence genomic window:
- the LOC130940435 gene encoding subtilisin inhibitor CLSI-I-like — MTEKDGQRSTNRPLEPPNEALPWCYNQLVGSNNPKKTSWPELVGTTSEEAKKKIKEEMTEADIQVIPPGYFVTADFRSQRVRIYVDQSDKVIRTPIIG; from the exons atgacTGAAAAAGATGGACAAAGATCAACTAATCGTCCTCTGGAACCGCCTAATGAGGCCTTGCCAT GGTGTTACAATCAACTTGTGGGATCAAACAATCCCAAGAAAACAAGCTGGCCGGAGTTGGTAGGCACCACTTCCGAAGAAGCAAAGAAGAAGATAAAGGAGGAGATGACTGAGGCTGATATCCAGGTGATTCCACCGGGTTACTTTGTCACTGCAGATTTTCGATCTCAACGCGTTCGAATTTATGTTGATCAATCTGACAAGGTCATTAGGACTCCCATCATTGGCTAG
- the LOC130940874 gene encoding calmodulin binding protein PICBP-like, with the protein MVQKKVLKKVGIKGDHINKPEKRFTNMKLSSSASLSSQNQDGKSKGTDMKKKIKKPIRSINLSDIEALQSPSRRFTSQPGKPPPSSLHVPRTTTPAASPQKQNTPVRTFDGNSPNYMKPTSSSHAKKELFPVSLKNTATQPSTNDSKSLLQKKFSSDSKKVAGSVSNKKSAKNLTRSSSLSLVRSLTKTTSFKASSRACPKKSTARPTCSSTLKDSKFPAYLMLNPGGSESEGTSMAKVCPYTYCSLNGHRHADLPPLKNLVTARRRLLKKQKSNMLDALSPRKSNMKVPCDTRNGSEIGMDGFIEIYAKEKEAESIELQKFDLIVENEDPKDCVPKGIVPNERNPEDDSDEGNDQTMWSHEEISMGSYFSDDSYDGELKKEVEMDESNSDSGANGMEWEEKLLCGFGQEEDVDSSVFSDGENDSKVESLSQSSQEVSVTWLDDILSSYCDDIFSEETMQIPEANAKESELKKEQQGKSSVPKLANAAVEIQENGYASCELNCDQSLLTEYSKMGEDKGNDNENENSHCQIKMSDMAEGGAMVIQEKDFLEKDQRKANKFVRNIMNGGEEQDTSKNWKIMIKRRKGAEDEVEARNFDPREPNFLPLVPVQEHEKVDLRHQIMDERKNAEEWMLDSALRQVVTKLAPARKKKVALLVEAFEIVMPIPKCEESHMRSNSSAFDLHSGHIQACR; encoded by the exons ATGGTTCAAAAGAAGGTACTAAAGAAGGTTGGTATCAAAGGTGATCATATTAATAAACCAGAGAAGCGCTTCACAAACATGAAGctttcttcttctgcttctttGTCTTCTCAGAACCAAGATGGAAAAAGCAAAGGTACGGAcatgaagaagaaaattaaGAAACCAATAAGGTCAATCAATCTTTCTGATATTGAGGCTCTTCAATCACCTTCTAGAAGATTTACATCCCAGCCGGGAAAGCCACCGCCATCATCTCTTCATGTTCCAAGAACTACTACACCAGCAGCTTCCCCACAAAAGCAGAATACTCCG GTGAGAACATTTGATGGAAATTCTCCAAATTACATGAAGCCCACAAGCAGTTCACATGCGAAAAAGGAACTTTTCCCAGTGAGCCTAAAAAACACTGCTACTCAACCTAGTACTAATGATTCCAAGAGTCTTCTTCAAAAGAAATTCTCAAGTGATTCAAAGAAAGTAGCTGGCTCTGTTTCCAACAAAAAATCTGCAAAGAATTTGACAAGATCATCAAGTTTGAGTCTGGTGAGATCCTTAACAAAGACTACTAGTTTCAAAGCTTCTTCTAGAGCTTGTCCGAAAAAATCGACAGCCAGACCCACTTGTTCTTCGACATTGAAGGACTCAAAGTTTCCGGCATACCTCATGCTTAATCCCGGGGGAAGCGAGTCGGAGGGAACTTCTATGGCCAAGGTTTGTCCGTACACTTATTGTTCTCTTAATGGTCACCGGCATGCAGACTTGCCTCCGCTCAAGAATTTGGTGACAGCAAGGCGGCGACTCCTGAAGAAGCAGAAGAGCAATATGCTTGATGCTTTGAGTCCTCGGAAATCAAATATGAAGGTGCCTTGTGATACAAGGAATGGCTCTGAGATTGGCATGGATGGCTTTATTGAGATCTATGCTAAGGAAAAGGAAGCAGAGTCAATTGAATTGCAAAAATTCGATTTGATTGTGGAGAATGAGGATCCAAAGGATTGTGTTCCCAAGGGAATTGTTCCAAATGAGCGAAATCCAGAAGATGATTCGGATGAAGGGAACGATCAAACTATGTGGTCTCATGAAGAAATAAGCATGGGAAGCTACTTCAGCGATGATAGCTATGATGGAGAACTCAAAAAGGAGGTTGAAATGGATGAGTCTAATTCTGATTCTGGAGCTAATGGAATGGAATGGGAGGAGAAACTGCTTTGTGGATTTGGCCAAGAAGAGGATGTTGATTCTTCGGTGTTTTCGGATGGCGAAAATGACTCAAAAGTTGAGTCTTTGTCTCAGAGTTCTCAGGAAGTTTCGGTTACATGGTTAGATGACATACTTAGCAGCTATTGTGATGACATTTTTTCTGAAGAAACAATGCAGATACCAGAAGCGAATGCAAAAGAAAGCGAATTGAAGAAAGAGCAACAAGGAAAGAGTTCTGTTCCGAAACTTGCCAATGCAGCTGTTGAGATTCAAGAAAATGGTTACGCATCATGTGAGTTGAATTGTGATCAATCTTTGTTAACAGAGTATTCCAAAATGGGAGAAGATAAAGGGAATgataatgaaaatgaaaatagcCATTGTCAAATTAAAATGTCTGATATGGCTGAAGGCGGAGCCATGGTTATTCAAGAAAAGGACTTTCTTGAGAAAGATCAACGCAAAGCGAATAAGTTTGTCCGGAACATAATGAATGGTGGTGAAGAGCAGGACACAAGCAAGAACTGGAAAATCATGATTAAGCGAAGAAAGGGAGCGGAAGATGAAGTTGAGGCTAGGAATTTCGACCCAAGAGAGCCGAATTTCCTGCCATTGGTTCCAGTACAAGAACATGAGAAGGTTGATCTTAGGCACCAGATAATGGATGAGAGAAAGAATGCAGAGGAATGGATGCTGGACTCTGCGCTGAGACAAGTCGTAACGAAACTCGCTCCGGCTAGGAAAAAGAAAGTAGCACTGCTTGTTGAAGCCTTTGAAATAGTGATGCCAATTCCAAAATGTGAAGAGTCTCACATGAGAAGCAATTCCTCAGCCTTCGATCTGCATTCAGGACATATTCAAGCTTGCAGATGA